The Phoenix dactylifera cultivar Barhee BC4 unplaced genomic scaffold, palm_55x_up_171113_PBpolish2nd_filt_p 000139F, whole genome shotgun sequence nucleotide sequence TCCTTGGGCTCCACTCAGCCTACTTGCCAACTTCCACCATCTTTGTCAATCCTCTAAAGCATCTTTCCTGCCTTGTGTAACCCACTCCGACTCTTGCCTATGCGAACTTTAATCATTTTATGGCCATCAAAATATCGTTTCAAGTCTCAGATTTGATTTCATGTGCAGCTTCGATGTTAACAGAACATGAAATTCACTTGTCTGATCATATGCTTTAACAGGAGGCTGTCTTTTTCAGCCGAATAATGCTATGCAAAGCTTGTTGTATGCACATAAAAAGTTACTTGTCAAATGGCTCAGGGGGTTAGTGTCACTAGCACAAGTTAGTGCGAATCAAAGTGAGAGATCGAATGACAAGAACAATGTTTTATGCTATTTCATATAAGAATCTTTGCTTTATGAACAAGGGAGCATTTATCTTCTCGTTCTTCAAAAAGATATGATGTGCTGTtacaaatattttatttgtttttgccCTTTATAAGTTAATGTCATATCTTCTCCACATCAACATCCAATGTCGAACTTTAATTTTTCTATGAAAAGAAGAATACGAAATGTCATGCAAGCATactcaagaaagcatttgatactctaaaattttaaatcttttcaACTTCCTTTTGCACTACTGCAGTTCATATTCTAGATTGTttgaaacaatgaaaacaaGAAGTGCCATGTACCATAGTTTCCGAGGTTACCAAATTGCTTTTCATAGATTCCATCCTTGATTTGTATGAGCCTTTCTTGCTTTAATttctttgaagaaaaaaaatcaacttgGCTTGCTCCTAGTGCTCTGATGTCTGCAAATGCATCTTAGCCTAATTCAACATAGATGATTAGTTGTTTTCTTAAGCTTAATCCAATGACCTTAGAAGAGCTCTTTAACTCTTCAATCAATCTCAAAGGAGTATAATTGACTCTTGTGGTTCAATGTTAGCTCTCTCCTACTTCCAAtcacatattttttttctaagattGACCTTATAACCAATATTTTTCGAGTGTCGAAACCGATCAAGTCAAGAAATGAATTGGGACAATTGACAATCCACCATTTCAAGTACCGGAATACGTGACATCTCTCGATCCATAAATTGAGACAATCTCATCATACAGTACCTAAACCTTTGCTCATAACAATCTCTATCATTTATCAATCATCCAAACCAAATAAGATTTCTTCAATgcctgaacttaataaaaaTAGAATCTCATAATTAATTACTTCTCATCCTCTTAAACATAAACCCAAGAGCTCCATGCTTAGCTAAGAACTTGGCTAAAAAACTTTTTAGCACATCAAAATGAGGCTTGATTGAAATCTAGCAATTTATGACCCTACAATAATTTGAACCTACCTTTTCTTTTCTAAGTGTGAATACAATCTTTACACTCCCAAATTCATGTATCTACCCAATTTTAATTTCTCATTAATTATTTCTATTTCCTACGTGCATTTTAAGAAATGGCATGAAAACGCGGTGCTGTACACGAATAGACGAATACATTCGATGGCAGATCTGATGGGcgcataaaaaaatttaaaatgttCGCATACTTTTTACGCCTAAGAAAACGGGGCAGCTCGTGCGAACTACTCGCACGACGCTCCGCAAGCCAGCCCATGGCTCTCGCCGCGCACCACCTTATCCGATATCCTCCTCCGCTCTCCTCTGTGAGCGCCtccccgcctcctcttcctcctttcctcgtcTCCTTCTCGGCTCTCTCTCCGGACTAACCCTAGTCTTCTCTTGTTGTTTAATTTCTCGCGCAGAAGGCAGAGCGAAGCCTTAATCTTTCTTCGACATCCCGCATCTTCGCCAAGGCCCAGGTTCGGCGATTATTCTCCGTCTTTTTCCCCTCTAGTGGATCCGATTAGTCCCCTGTTCTGAGTTTTAATTTCAGGACGGAGAACGCAAGAGCGGAAGGAGGATTTGGCGGCGCCGGAAGTTGGTAGGCAAATCAGAACCTGCCGATTGTTTCTTCCCTTTTCCCCCCtctttttttctgaattttttctcaattttgtgcaattTATATAGCCAGTTTTCACCGTGATTGGGTTGATTCCATTGCCGCCTTTAAGATACCTAAAATCTTTGGGAAAACCCTATCATATAAGTGAAATTAGGCTTTCCTTTTTGGCAACTGAATCGACTTTTAGGcaaaagttgttttttttttttccttttgaaaaAAATGGTGAAGTGGGCTTGGTTTGAATCCAAGAAAAGTGATGGAATTTGATGGGCTTGGATTGAAACCAATATACACTAGAGTGAATTAAAGAATCGGTGGAATCGCCAAAGAGTTACTGGTTTGTGGAGTGGATGGGAGGGGTCTAGGAAACCAGGTTCTCGGAGGTGAGTAAACCAGCCGTTAGGAATGACTATGATAATCGGGGAAAAAACCCTTGTATTGATCTTGATATGATCTTTAAGATATTAGTATGTGAAATCTGGACCACTATGGTACGGGTTATCTTCTCCTAAAGAACTGGAAGCAGCTTGTACCTTATTTCATGGCCCAGGTTTTCTTCTTTATCAGatacaaaaatgaaaaatatactCATATTAAAGTGAACAAGAGAAAATTGTAATGATTCACTATAGGATCTTTAACTTATAATTTGATCCTGGTGATTGTCCAAACCAACTAAAGATGAGCTTATCTTATTCTCAAAGGATTAGAAATGTCTTGGAATCCCTTATCATACTGTCATGCTTCAggatttttccctttttttctctttttctttgataCAAGATGAAGAATGCATCAGGGTACAAAACGATTTCAAAACATGTTGTAGTGTATGGCGTGATACAAGTTTAGAAGGTGGCGTTTCATGTTTCTTATCTTCTAATCAATTTATTATAGTATGGAACATGTAGTCAATTAATGTAGGTATGCAGAGATACATACCTAGCAGTAAGAAAAGGCAACTTAAAGGCTGTAACAATTTGCTGTCATGCAATGATAAGAAAGTATGCAAACTCCCTTGTGCTGATAGTACTAAATCTTATTTCTTCAGGCATGTTACCATGACAGCCTTGATGGATATTAACATCATATTAATTAAGCAGGATTTTTGGAATCTTAGGGTTGAAAAATCCTAGATGTCATCTAGGATAAGAAGGAAATTTTAGACGTTCCTAATGTCGTGGCTGAGTGGCAGAAAACCATGTTGTTTGAAGTATTGTCCTAATCGTTAGAGTCCTGAAAATGTTACTCTTATTTCAGGTTGTGCATGCAAGAGGTGTCAAAATCTCAACCATAGAACATGAGACTTAGTTTTGCCTTCCTTTCTCTTTGTCTATACCTTTCAAGTATAGGGTACGCTTGGAAAGTGCGCTTAAATTTTGTGGTTTGTAGAACAGGTATTTTTGCCCACCAAGAAAGATACTTGGGGAGCCCCTTCTCTGGCTGAAATAATTCTTTCTCAGAATCACCAATTCATAAAAGCTTGATCTAGGGAGCTAGTTGAAGGTTCTcaaaatttgattactcataTATTAATCCATAAATTTGGTCCTATATTGAtagtaagatttttctttttaggtTGAGTTTAAGGAGTCTTACAAAATGTACCAAATCTTGCTTTTTTGGTCAGGTTGCACGGCTCATAGGGGAagttgcattggattgtctagATAATGGACATAAGATTGAatattcaatttttattttgtttgactGACATTTTACTAGAAATGTATTTATGATTAACGTACGGTCATTCATTTATTTCAGACTAAGAAAGATGACCAATTGCGGTATAAGATGGAGAGGGTCCCTTTCCTTGAAGAACAAGTGAGGAAGGTAAGGGAGAATGGAAAGATCATATCTCTGGACATCGAGAGGCTGATGCTATCAGAAGAGAACAGGTTTGCTTTTGTGAATGACGTAGCTGCAGAGGCCACATCTTACGTTGAGAACAACAGGGATGAGTATGGATTCAAGAAAGCCATATTACATGTGCTCAGCAACCGCATGAATGATGCTGGATTCTATCGTCCAGAAGCTTATATGGAAACTGACCCCTTCAAGCCCGGGCCATTGTATTTAAGAGAAGAATTTTAAgcatttcattttctttttcgctCGTATGTAGGAAGAAATCTTTGCCAGCCACGTTGCAGTTTCAACAGCATTAACAATTCTGAAACTGGACCGTATGTAATCATTTTAGAAGTTTGAGATCTGTGTCGTTGTGTACTATTTACACTGCTTATCTTTCCAGtgttaaattattattattattttttaacaaaaaaaggtTCCTGGAGCACGCTGAATGGGTGTTGTGTTCTTTGCAGCTGGTGCAGGCTAGCTGCATGTCTTTGTGGTTGTGATATTAATCCTCTGCAGAGTCTTTTTATTTGCTTGAGCTTTATTTGCTTTTGACTCAAGTTTAGCTGAAGAAAAATGGAACCAGAACCTGGAATTAGAAAACTGTAAGTTAAAAGAGACTCAGATTCCCCTACGCCCTACTCATGGTTTTAATTCAGTGAAGCATTGAGAtaatatttttctgaaatttttacaAGGATGACAAACCCAATGTCTCTAATTCATGATGTTTATTAAGATATCGATATCGATAAATCGAAAAATTCTGAACTCATGGAGTTCGAATTTTCTCAAAAGGTTGTCTTCTTCTGATTCCatgtttttttctctccttttcagaaaaaaaaagtaaaagaattGAACGTCACATCTGGGGCGGCTACCAAAGGAAGCGGATGGGCCTTCCATGAACCCATCCATGTAATGGGATAGTCTCGTGATGCGAATTCGAGATGGAGGACAACGTCGTCCTCCGATCCGAGGGCCTAAACGGCTTCTCCTTCGCCGTGTTCTTCAACGGCCATGCTGGATTCTCCTCCGTCGAATTCCTCAGGTGGAAACAATCCCTCGCTCTTCCTAATCTTTCTTGTGTTGAACTCTAAGACTCGATTGCTTGCTGAATCTTTGCTCACCTAATGTTCTACGTGTtgttggaaattggacccgggggcgaccgcgGACTGAGGAGAAGGAGCTTCGGTGAGAGTAGCGGGTGGCGGTATGTCGGCGGGCTGCGTTCTtcgggggacctgcaaaaagccggtggccggggtttccggcgccggccctccgatgcttaagtcagagaggggtttaattttggagaaggagaaggactGTATATAGAAGTCCGAAGCTCCCTTTAGAGAAAAAAGctcccctttttataggaggggtgCCAGGTTACCtgagatgtgactgggcgaattaatgaatTATCGTCATGATTGGGCGTGGTCGTGCGCACTAATGAGCTGGCGTGGGCAGCTGAACAAGACGGAGTGGCgcattaatgagttgccgtggatggcctgagactttgggctggctggaggtccgtggagatcgtgctcaatttaattgttgacagtTGTAGCAGGATATGGTCCCTGGTTGGTATgccgtggcgtggccggcaagcaaagcatggtgcagtgagactgctgcaggacgtggccgcagcatgtggacatgaactcggcctgcatgagctcggtcttctgggctcggcctgcatgagctcggtttgcatgagcttggcctgcatgagctcggtcttctgagctcggctcggcttgcatgagctcggccttctgagctcggacGTCGGATTCGGGTGTTCTGATTATATTTGTGGGgtggtttattttttttccaacactacccccgactttcgagttcgagTTGCTTTTTGGCTCGAGCGAATGAAGTAGTCTAGTCGTCGATCAttctgtaatatagccaaatgtcTATGAAAATGTACatgccaagtagggtgtacctctcatgcagttggagctaagtgcttcaggtcgactcagcggccttctttggcttgtggtcgactcagcagggtgCCCCTATTTAGATCGGGGTGTGTTGTCGTAGGAGGTgtcgaatggcgttgaatgacgtcgaaatgtcgtcgaatgtcttcctgaggtcgagggagcttgggctcgctgtcgactcagcggggcatcctgaccttagtcggaggatcgagcataaggtcgagggagcttgggatcgctgtcgaccccgcgatgttttccgaggtcgagggagcttgggctcactgtcgactcagcggggcatcccgaccttagtcgggggatcgagcacgaggtcgagggagcttgggctcgctgtcgactcagcggggcatcccgaccttagtcgggggatcgagcacgaggtcgagggagcttgggctcgctgtcgacctcgtgacgctttccgaggtcgagggagcttgagctcgctgtcgactcaacGGGACATCCCGATCTTGGTCAGGATCTTTGATGGAGATTGAGACCGAAGATGGCCTTGTCCGTTGGCGATCGTGCACCCCCACCTTTTGGAGACATTTTAATGGctctcgagcttcgaagtccctcaggacttggctaAGCACcagtcttctgagctcgatTTTCTGGGGGAGGCGTTCTGCGCTCGGGCTTcagagctcggcagccttctatgctcggcatccttctgtgctcggccttctgtgctcggcggccttttgagctcggcattctgtgctcggcagccttctgagctcggcggccttctgagctcggcggccttctaagctcggcagccttctgagctcggcattctgtgctcggcggccttctgagctcggcagccttctgaggtcaTGCCTGTCGAAGTCGTCCTTCCGAGTTCGGTGGGAGTTTCAGTGATGGCGACGCTCTGTAGGAGAGCGATATCACGAGCGCCGTCGTAAGGACTTACACCcgtgaggagggagtacataactctccttctccagacctcagcttttatttctctttccctccaactcgttgacgtaagacttgggctactacttttcactggttgcccccacatcctacgtcgttgcagcgggagccatgcctgattcgagatggctcgggagaaagtttcttcctctgcttaacgtgaacccgtggaggcggcacaggaggggcctccacttgttgcaggctttgggctgcaatggctagcgcttggacttgctgcactagcGCTTGGATTCTGGACTGAGCGTCCGGAGCTTGGAGCATGATGCCGGGAGGTATCAGagactcctctgctccttagtttcatggccaCAATTCGGTCCCtacctctagcgccaactgttgctggaaattggacccggaggcgaccgcggaccgaggaggagctccggcgggaGTGGCGGGTGGTGGTACGTCggcgggctgcgtcctccgggggACATGCAAAATGCCGGTGGTCGaggttccggcgccggccctccaatgtttaagtcagaggggggcttaattttggagaaggagagggactgtatgtagaagtccgaagccccctttttagagggagaagcttccctttttataggaggggtgCCAGGTTACCTGATATGTGACTGATGaattaccgtcatgattgggcgTGGTTGTGCGCATTAATAAGCTGGCGTGGGCAGCTGAACAAGACGGAGTGGCgcattaatgagttgccgtggatggcctgagactttgggctggctggaggtccgtggagatcgtgctcatttaattgttgacagtcgtagcaggatatggtccctggttggtatgccgtggcgtggccggcaagcaaagcatggtgcggtgagactgctgcagggcgtggccgcagcatgtggacatgagctcggcctgcatgagctcggtcttctgggctcggcctgcatgagcttggtctgcatgagctcggtctgctgggctcggcctgcatgagctcagtcttctgggctcggcctgcatgagctcggccttctgagctcggacGTCGGATTCAGGTGTTCTGATTATATTTGTGGGGTGGttcatttttcccccaacactacgaATTCTATTATATTGGATTCAAACAAAGATGTCGTCAATTGATGACCTTCTCAATGCAGTGATCAAGAAAAAGCCCCACCTTTTTTCCCCCTGTAGTACGTACTCATTGGTTCTTCCGTGTAGTTGGTAAATCCAGTAATTATAAGGTCTCGATCTCCTGCATATTGCTATAGTAATTCTATGAGAAACTGATCACATTTCTCAGATTCACTGATCATTCTAGTTATGAACATGCTTGCTGACATGCACTGCATGTGTACTAATTCACGCTGAATTCAGATTTTGAGAGGGTGACGGTTCTGTTATTCTGCAAGTTAAAATCGAGTTTAGGTAACTGTTGCTGGAATCCACCTAATAAAAAATTGGCCTGGTATTTGCCGGCCCAAACCAAAACCAATGAGGTTTCGATTTAGCTAATTCAAACATTGGTTTAGCTCAAGTTGGTTGAGGTTACCCAGGCTCTAATCGCACCCCACCGTGCAGTAGCATGATCCCAAGGGTTGGCCTCAGACTTGCTTCATCACATCCTTCAAGATATTCATGAGGAGACGCCGTATTGTACACCATGATGGATTCGAGATGGTATGAGTGCTAGGTTAGTATCAGAGGGAAGAGTTTGGAGGATAAGCATTTAAGCATTAGAGTTTAGAACTAGAATCAACAAGAGAATCAAGACAAACTAAAGCATAAACAGCCTTTTCATTCTAGCTATCTTGGCATTGATGGCGAGAAACAAGCCACATCAAAAGAATTAAAAGCAAGGTAGATTTAGTGGAAAGTTGCTTTTATGGCAGTCATTATGTTCTTTGAATGTTTTGGAAAAAAGGTGTTACTTTACAACTTGGTTGATGATGCATGCATTTAAACATAGGCTATAAAGAAGGTTGAAGCATCTGAGATCAGCTCCGAGATGAAAACATTGAAGTAAATCAATGATAAAGCTAGGATGATGAGCATAGTTGACCAATTAAACTTGTGGAGGAGCATCTTTTATAGTATGAGCATGTGAAACAATGATCCAGGAAGGTCCATACGAGAGAGAGGTCATAAACTCATAACTAGCATTGAAGGGTTAGGGAGATGAGGAGATGGTATTATGAGAAAAAGAACCTAGTTGTAAGTCATGAGAAAGGATTTAAGAAAATTTGTGCATAAATAATGAAGAAATTAACTGGAAGAAGAATTCAGAGAGCACATGTGGTTGAGCCAAGATTTTTTGACTATAGTTACAAGTTGATATGTTGAGGAGGCAGGATGAATTGTACAAAGAATGTACTACAGCTCTGCACGGTGGGTTGCTGTTGACTAACAAGAATTTTAATGCTATAAGAGATGCAGTTCAGAAAGCTTTTCAGAATGTTGACTTCAAACTCTTGATTTGGTGAGCACTCAGTTTTCTTTGCAGAGTCATGAGAAATCTAAATCATAAAGGATATCGATCTATTCTAGCAAACAATCTTTTTCAGAAATGTAATAAATGTTCATCTAAACTATCATAAATTTTAGGATTTGTTTGGTGTTTCTTCTGTGAACAGATGGGGAATGAAGTTGATTCTGGCGCAACAGCTACCGTAGTGTTTCTGGGGAATGATATCCTGATTATTTCGCATCTTGGTGACTCATGCATGGTATTCTCCTTTTATTTTCTACCATTCTTGTTGAGCATCATTGCAAACTGATATCGTGGGATATGTCTTCCACCAATGCCTGTGCAATTTGCAAATTGATGAATCTCAAAAAGAAATCCTTATTGCTTTAGAATGAATTACAAATGCACGTAATATCCTGTATGTGAAAGGCTGAAGTTCTAACAAATCCCCATCAACCTTTTGGGAGCAACAGACTATTTCTTGAATAAGTCAAGCGAATTAGAGCTGCAGGTGGATGGGtgtgttttccttttctttttttaatgcatACTTTATAGACACAATTTTGAGTTCTGAAGCAAATTTTAGCTAGTATCTTTGCACAAGTTGCTATCAATTCTATTTACGTAGTTCTCTGTTAGTCTCTTTTACTTGGGATTGTGTGAAATGCAATAATTTTAATAAAGTTAATGATTAAAATTAACATGGTGCGTAGGTCATATGTAATATTGCATAGATGTATGGATCACTCCAAGGTCAAGTTGGGCATATTTAGTACGCTCATTCGCTGAAGTAATTCTGCATATCAAGGAAATTTAAGTAAACACTCATGGAATTGTAGCAGGCCATGTTCTTTTGCTTTAAATCTAGGGGCATAAATGGGTCACATTAGCTGCATTTTTTCAAGTTTTTGTTTGACATCCAACTGACTTGGAAATGAAGTAACATGCTTGGGGTCACATTTTAGCTTATCCTCAAAATTCTTGACTTCAAGCCCCAGCTGTTGTCAGGATGGGCTGGAAATTTCTAGAGGGCTTCTTTCTCTGATTTTTCAAGCAGATCCTGAATTTTTCAACTTTTGCTGTGTCTGCTGGAACCAGATCAACCACGTTACTTCTGGATTGGGATACTGGTTGATCCAACCTGTTCAAAGGCCTAAGGCAGCTTTTTGATTGTTGTTCTCCCCTGACCACTCTAGATTAGTCATCATCCTGTTTCCAATAGATGATGCTTCTTGTTTAATTGTATAACACCCATGCTTTTACTTCTATGGTTAAACTTACTTTTGTAGTTGGTATTTTGGCTTTTTTGTTTTGGCCTTGCGCTTCTAGTTTCGATAATTGCATCGTAGGCTGAATTACATGTTTTGGTTGTTTATAGCGGTACTCTACTAGTGGTATGGAAGGATTAAGTTTTACTTTAACTAAATGTGTTAGATTATTTGTAATGTATCCATATTCTTTGTATTTAACCACATTCAGTGCCAATGTACagttttcaacttttcaaattcCAAATTTTATGCCTCTATCAAACATTTTTTAACTAATGGGTCTTTCCTTGTCCTTCTCTTTTTCCCCCCTTCTACTTATATGCATAAATCTCTGTTGATATTACATTAGATATAGTTTACTAATATTCTAAAACAGTTGTTTGTTTTTATGTCCGTCAAATGTTATATGCCAATAGTGGCATTCCATGTTTAGTATGATCGATATATTGCCTGTTAATTTGCTCTCACAATCAAgtgtaattttttttcaaaggaTCCCTATGATTTCTTATAAGCAATTATCAGGTTGCTGTCCATTTTCACAACTTGTATTTTGTGATGCTTATGCTGATTTATAATGACCGCAGACTGCTGATGGACTTATTTGTAGTGACATCCCTGCATCTCGCACTTTTGGAGACATGCGATTTAAGACAGAAGAATGAGTTCGTCCCTCATACTTTTCTCTCTTTATCTTGAGAGCATTGATGTTATGCGATTAGGTGAATTTGACAGTTTTCTAAACTTTCTACTTGCGCTTCTCCAACAGTTTTATTACATGTACATGGGATTGGTTTTAATCGACGAACTGAAGTTTAGAGTGCtttaataacaattatgaaccTTCACAACCCTATGTCAATGCATATGCATATAGCTGGTGTGAAGGCATACTTTTGTTTGCAACTATATGTAAAATGCACATTATATTCATAGATCTCTATGTGCACATGAAGAATTGTATTGCATAGTCGAGGCTCCAAAATAGCATGAAACAACAATTTGCCACACTCTTTCCCTCGTTTCTGTAGTGTTGGATTTTGCAGGAAATCAAGGTCTTATATGGATATATTTTCCTAAATTTATGTGCCTGATAATTGGTGCAAAATTTTGTGATGGGTATTTATTAGTTCTGATAATAAAACTATACTCCCTAAGTCTTTTGTCACCATGGAGACTGAGACTCTAATTTTCTGTTCTTGTTTTGATTCTCCTCCTCACTGATTATCAGTATATTTTCTGCTGTTCAGCATACAGTTCAAAGGGGAGTTCGCGACCTCTTCACGGGACATATATCAAGCAGATCTTGGATCTGATGTGGAGTTTATATTGCCAGTCTCTGATGGTTTATGGGATTATATGAAAAGGTTTTCCCTGCTGCATATTCTTAAAATCAGTTATATCTGTGTCATCCTGTCACTAGGTCTTTCTGCATTTCAAGTTATTATGGAACAGTGATTGACATCCGCAATATATTTGTTTGTTTAGCTCTGATGCAGTAACTTTTGTAAGAAATCGACTCGGCCGACATGGTGATCTTCAGGCGCAGGGTTTGCTATCTTGATTTCTTGTCCCAGATCTCTGTAACTTGCATGACCAAGTCCAATTTTCTCTCGGTTTAATTTCAGCCGGCTTGCAATGCACTTGCTCATATGGCTTTGGTACTTTCATTTTGAT carries:
- the LOC113460915 gene encoding protein PLASTID TRANSCRIPTIONALLY ACTIVE 7 — protein: MALAAHHLIRYPPPLSSKAERSLNLSSTSRIFAKAQDGERKSGRRIWRRRKLTKKDDQLRYKMERVPFLEEQVRKVRENGKIISLDIERLMLSEENRFAFVNDVAAEATSYVENNRDEYGFKKAILHVLSNRMNDAGFYRPEAYMETDPFKPGPLYLREEF